The following are encoded together in the Pan troglodytes isolate AG18354 chromosome 6, NHGRI_mPanTro3-v2.0_pri, whole genome shotgun sequence genome:
- the MUC17 gene encoding mucin-17, translated as MPVASSEASTFSTTRLDTSTPVTTSTEASSSPTTAEGTSIPTSTPSERTTPLTSIPVSTTPVANPEASTLSTTPVDSNSPVVTSTEVSSSPTPAEDTSMPTSTYSEGRTPLTSMPVSTTPMASSAISTLSTTPVDTSTPVTTSTEAHSSPTTSERTSMPTSTYSEGSTPLTSIPVRTTPVTSSEASTLSTTPVDTRTPVTTSAEASSSPTTAEGTSMPISTPSEGSSPLTSILVSTMPVAISEASTFSTTPVDTSTPVTMSTEASSSPTTAEGTSIPTSNPSERTTPLTSTPVSTRPVARPEASTLSPTPVDSNSPVVTSTEVSSSPTPVEDTSMPTSTYREGSTPLTSMPVSITPVASSVISTLSTTPVDTSTAVTTCTEAHSSPTASEGSSMPTSTPSEGSTTLRSITVSTTPVASSEASTLSTTPVDTRTPVTTSTEISLSPTTAEGSSMPTSTPGERSTPLTSIHVSTTLVANSEASTLSTTPVDTSTPVTTSSEASSSPTTAEGTSIPTSTPSERMTALTSTPVSTTPVASPEASTLSKTPVDSNSPVVTSTEVSSSPTPVEDTSMPTSTYHEGSIPLTSMPVSTTPVASSAISTLSTTPVDTSRAVTTSTEAHSSPTTSEGSSMPTSTYSEGSTPLTSILVSTMPVASSEARTLSTAPVNTSIPVTTSTEGSSSPTTAKDTSTPTSSPSEVNTPLTSMLVSTMAVASSGASTLSTTPVDTRTPVTTSTEISSSPTTAEDASMPISTPSEGSTPLTSILLSTMSVASSEASTFATTRLDTSTPVTTSTEASSSPTTAEGTSIPTSTPSERTTPLTSIPVSTTPVASPEASTLSTTPVDTSIPVTTSTEGSSSPTTAEGTSMPISTPSEVSTPLTSMLVSTMPVAGSEASTLSTTPDDNRTPVTTSGEASSSPTTAEGSSMPTSTRSEGSTTLRSIPVSTTPVASSEASTLSTTPVDTSILVTTSTAASSSPTTAEGTSMPTSTPSEGSTPLTSMPVSITPVASSAISTLSTTPVDTSTAVTTSTEAHSSPTASEGSSMPTSTPSEGSTPLTSIPVSTTLVASPEASTLSTTPVDSNSPVVTSTEVSSSATSAEGSSMPTSTYSEGSTPLTSILVSTMPVASSEASTLSTTPVDTSIPVTTSTEGSSSPTTAKDTSTPTSSPSEVNTPLTSMLVSTMAVASSGASTLSTTPVDTRTPVTTSTEISSSPTTAEGSSMPTSTPGERSTPLTSIHVSTTLVANSEASTLSTTPVDTSTPVTTSGEASSSPTTAEGTSIPTSTPSERTTPLTSIPVSTTPVANPEASTLSTTPVDSNSPVVTSTEVSSSPTPAEDTSMPTSTYSEGRTPLTSMPVSTTPVASSAISTLSTTPVDNSTPVTTSTEAHSSPTTSERTSMPTSTYSEGSTPLTSIAVSTMPVAISEASTLSTTPVDTRTPVTTSAEASSSPTTAEGTSMPISTPSEGSSPLTSILVSTMPVAISEASTFSTTPVDTSTPVTTSTEASSSPTTAEGASIPTSTRSERTTPLTSTPVSTTPVASPEASTLSPTPVDTRTPVTTSAEASSSPTTAEGTSMPISTPSEGSSPLTSILVSTMPVAISEASTFSTTPVDTSTPVTTSTEASSSPTTAEGASIPTSTRSERTTPLTSTPVSTTPVASPEASTLSPTPVDSNSPVVTSTEVRSSPTPAESTSMPTSTYNEGSTPLTNVPVSTKPLASSEASTLSTTPVESNTTLTISTEASSSPTTAEDASMPISTYSEGSTPLTSILVSTMPVASSEASTFATTRLDTSTPVTTSTEASSSPTTAEGTSIPTSTPSERTTPLTSIPVSTTPVASPEASTLSTTPVDSNSPVVTSTEVSSSPTPAEDTSMPTSTYSEGRTPLTSMPVSTTPVASSAISTLSTTPVDNSTPVTTSTEAHSSPTTSECTSMPTSTYSEGSTPLTSIAVSTMPVAISEASTLSTTPVDTRTPVTTSAEASSSPTTAEGTSMPISTPSEGSSPLTSILVSTMPVAISEASTFSTTPVDTSTPVTTSTEASSSPTTAEGASIPTSTRSERTTPLTSTPVSTTPVASPEASTLSPTPVDCNSPVVTSTEVSSSPTPVEDTSMPTSTYREGSTPLTSMPVSITPVASSAISTLSTTPVDTSTAVTTCTEAHSSPTASEGSSMPTSTPSEGSTTLRSITVSTTPVASSEASTLSTTPVDTRTPVTTSTEISLSPTTAEGHLSPLLLKLVLLLQLLKHTQHNQQRLHYFCINAFCNEYTSHLYFCHHPSCDPFIRIQQAVNNYFSHHPTYIFSCSLQYTSNNLCLLHDCEP; from the exons ATGCCAGTGGCCAGTTCTGAGGCTAGCACCTTTTCAACAACTCGTCTTGACACAAGCACACCTGTGACCACGTCTACTGAAGCCAGTTCATCTCCTACAACTGCTGAAGGTACCAGCATACCAACCTCAACTCCTAGTGAAAGAACGACCCCATTAACAAGTATACCTGTCAGCACCACGCCGGTAGCCAATCCTGAGGCTAGCACCCTTTCAACAACTCCTGTTGACTCCAACAGTCCTGTGGTCACTTCTACTGAAGTCAGTTCATCTCCTACACCTGCTGAAGATACCAGCATGCCAACTTCAACTTATAGTGAAGGAAGAACTCCATTAACAAGTATGCCTGTCAGCACGACACCGATGGCCAGTTCTGCAATCAGCACCCTTTCAACAACTCCTGTTGACACCAGCACACCTGTGACCACTTCTACTGAAGCCCATTCGTCTCCTACAACTTCTGAACGTACCAGCATGCCAACCTCAACTTATAGTGAAGGAAGCACTCCATTAACAAGTATACCTGTCCGCACCACGCCAGTGACCAGTTCTGAGGCTAGCACCCTTTCAACAACTCCTGTTGACACCAGGACACCTGTCACCACTTCTGCTGAAGCCAGTTCTTCTCCTACAACTGCTGAAGGTACCAGCATGCCAATCTCAACTCCGAGTGAAGGAAGTAGTCCATTAACAAGTATACTTGTCAGCACCATGCCAGTGGCCATTTCTGAGGCTAGCACCTTTTCAACAACTCCTGTTGACACCAGCACACCTGTGACCATGTCTACTGAAGCCAGTTCATCTCCTACAACGGCTGAAGGTACCAGCATACCAACCTCAAATCCTAGTGAAAGAACGACCCCATTAACAAGTACACCTGTCAGCACCAGGCCGGTGGCCCGTCCTGAGGCTAGCACCCTTTCACCAACTCCTGTTGACTCCAACAGTCCTGTGGTCACTTCTACTGAAGTCAGTTCGTCTCCTACACCTGTTGAGGATACCAGCATGCCAACCTCAACTTATCGTGAAGGAAGCACTCCATTAACAAGTATGCCTGTCAGCATCACACCGGTGGCCAGTTCTGTAATCAGCACCCTTTCAACAACTCCTGTGGACACCAGCACAGCTGTGACCACTTGTACTGAAGCCCATTCATCTCCTACAGCTTCTGAAGGTAGCAGCATGCCAACCTCAACTCCTAGTGAAGGAAGCACTACATTAAGAAGTATAACTGTCAGCACCACGCCGGTGGCCAGTTCTGAGGCTAGCACCCTTTCAACAACTCCTGTTGACACCAGGACACCTGTGACCACTTCTACTGAAATCAGCTTATCTCCTACAACTGCTGAAGGTAGCAGCATGCCAACCTCAACTCCTGGTGAAAGAAGCACTCCATTAACAAGTATACATGTCAGCACCACGCTGGTGGCCAATTCTGAGGCTAGCACCCTTTCAACAACTCCTGTTGACACCAGCACACCTGTGACCACGTCTTCTGAAGCCAGTTCATCTCCTACAACTGCTGAAGGTACCAGCATACCAACCTCAACTCCTAGTGAAAGAATGACCGCATTAACAAGTACACCTGTCAGCACCACGCCGGTGGCCAGTCCTGAGGCTAGCACCCTTTCAAAAACTCCTGTTGACTCCAACAGTCCTGTGGTCACTTCTACTGAAGTCAGTTCATCTCCTACACCTGTTGAAGATACCAGCATGCCAACCTCAACTTATCATGAAGGAAGCATTCCATTAACAAGTATGCCTGTCAGCACCACACCGGTGGCCAGTTCTGCAATCAGCACCCTTTCAACAACTCCTGTGGACACCAGCAGAGCTGTGACCACTTCTACTGAAGCCCATTCATCTCCTACAACTTCTGAAGGTAGCAGCATGCCAACCTCAACTTATAGTGAAGGAAGCACTCCATTAACAAGTATACTTGTCAGCACCATGCCAGTGGCCAGTTCTGAGGCTAGGACCCTTTCAACAGCTCCTGTTAACACCAGCATACCTGTCACCACTTCTACTGAAGGCAGTTCTTCTCCTACAACTGCTAAAGATACCAGCACGCCAACCTCAAGTCCTAGTGAAGTAAATACTCCATTAACAAGTATGCTTGTCAGCACCATGGCAGTGGCCAGTTCTGGGGCTAGCACCCTTTCAACAACTCCTGTTGACACCAGGACACCTGTGACCACTTCTACTGAAATCAGCTCATCTCCTACAACTGCTGAAGATGCCAGCATGCCAATCTCAACTCCTAGTGAAGGAAGTACTCCATTAACAAGTATACTTCTCAGCACCATGTCAGTGGCCAGTTCTGAGGCTAGCACCTTTGCAACAACTCGTCTTGACACAAGCACACCTGTGACCACGTCTACTGAAGCCAGTTCATCTCCTACAACTGCTGAAGGTACCAGCATACCAACCTCAACTCCTAGTGAAAGAACGACCCCATTAACAAGTATACCTGTCAGCACCACGCCGGTAGCCAGTCCTGAGGCTAGCACCCTTTCAACAACTCCTGTTGATACCAGCATACCTGTAACCACTTCTACTGAAGGCAGTTCTTCTCCTACAACTGCTGAAGGTACCAGCATGCCAATCTCAACTCCTAGTGAAGTAAGTACTCCATTAACAAGTATGCTTGTCAGCACCATGCCAGTGGCCGGTTCTGAAGCTAGCACCCTTTCAACAACTCCTGATGACAACAGGACACCTGTCACCACTTCTGGTGAAGCCAGTTCTTCTCCTACAACTGCTGAAGGTAGCAGCATGCCAACCTCAACTCGTAGTGAAGGAAGCACTACATTAAGAAGTATACCTGTCAGCACCACGCCGGTGGCCAGTTCTGAGGCTAGCACCCTTTCAACAACTCCTGTTGATACCAGCATACTGGTCACCACTTCTACTGCAGCCAGTTCATCTCCTACAACTGCTGAAGGTACCAGCATGCCAACCTCAACTCCTAGTGAAGGAAGCACTCCATTAACAAGTATGCCTGTCAGCATCACACCGGTGGCCAGTTCTGCAATCAGCACCCTTTCAACAACTCCTGTGGACACCAGCACAGCTGTGACCACTTCTACTGAAGCCCATTCATCTCCTACAGCTTCTGAAGGTAGCAGCATGCCAACCTCAACTCCTAGTGAAGGAAGCACTCCATTAACAAGTATACCTGTCAGCACCACGCTGGTGGCCAGTCCTGAGGCTAGCACACTTTCAACAACTCCTGTTGACTCCAACAGTCCTGTGGTCACTTCTACTGAAGTCAGTTCATCTGCTACATCTGCTGAAGGTAGCAGCATGCCAACCTCAACTTATAGTGAAGGAAGCACTCCATTAACAAGTATACTTGTCAGCACCATGCCAGTGGCCAGTTCTGAGGCTAGCACCCTTTCAACAACTCCTGTTGACACCAGCATACCTGTCACCACTTCTACTGAAGGCAGTTCTTCTCCTACAACTGCTAAAGATACCAGCACGCCAACCTCAAGTCCCAGTGAAGTAAATACTCCATTAACAAGTATGCTTGTCAGCACCATGGCAGTGGCCAGTTCTGGGGCTAGCACCCTTTCAACAACTCCTGTTGACACCAGGACACCTGTGACCACTTCTACTGAAATCAGCTCATCTCCTACAACTGCTGAAGGTAGCAGCATGCCAACCTCAACTCCTGGTGAAAGAAGCACTCCATTAACAAGTATACATGTCAGCACCACGCTGGTGGCCAATTCTGAGGCTAGCACCCTTTCAACAACTCCTGTTGACACCAGCACACCTGTCACCACTTCTGGTGAAGCCAGTTCTTCTCCTACAACTGCTGAAG GTACCAGCATACCAACCTCAACTCCTAGTGAAAGAACGACCCCATTAACAAGTATACCTGTCAGCACCACGCCGGTAGCCAATCCTGAGGCTAGCACCCTTTCAACAACTCCTGTTGACTCCAACAGTCCTGTGGTCACTTCTACTGAAGTCAGTTCATCTCCTACACCTGCTGAAGATACCAGCATGCCAACCTCAACTTATAGTGAAGGAAGAACTCCATTAACAAGTATGCCTGTCAGCACCACACCGGTGGCCAGTTCTGCAATCAGCACCCTTTCAACAACTCCTGTTGACAACAGCACACCTGTCACCACTTCTACTGAAGCCCATTCATCTCCTACAACTTCGGAACGTACCAGCATGCCAACCTCAACTTATAGTGAAGGAAGCACTCCATTAACAAGTATAGCTGTCAGCACCATGCCAGTGGCCATTTCTGAGGCTAGCACCCTTTCAACAACTCCTGTTGACACCAGGACACCTGTCACCACTTCTGCTGAAGCCAGTTCTTCTCCTACAACTGCTGAAGGTACCAGCATGCCAATCTCAACTCCGAGTGAAGGAAGTAGTCCATTAACAAGTATACTTGTCAGCACCATGCCAGTGGCCATTTCTGAGGCTAGCACCTTTTCAACAACTCCTGTTGACACCAGCACACCTGTGACCACGTCTACTGAAGCCAGTTCATCTCCTACAACTGCTGAAGGTGCCAGCATACCAACCTCAACTCGTAGTGAAAGAACGACCCCATTAACAAGTACACCTGTCAGCACCACGCCGGTGGCCAGTCCTGAGGCTAGCACCCTTTCACCAACTCCTGTTGACACCAGGACACCTGTCACCACTTCTGCTGAAGCCAGTTCTTCTCCTACAACTGCTGAAGGTACCAGCATGCCAATCTCAACTCCGAGTGAAGGAAGTAGTCCATTAACAAGTATACTTGTCAGCACCATGCCAGTGGCCATTTCTGAGGCTAGCACCTTTTCAACAACTCCTGTTGACACCAGCACACCTGTGACCACGTCTACTGAAGCCAGTTCATCTCCTACAACTGCTGAAGGTGCCAGCATACCAACCTCAACTCGTAGTGAAAGAACGACCCCATTAACAAGTACACCTGTCAGCACCACGCCGGTGGCCAGTCCTGAGGCTAGCACCCTTTCACCAACTCCTGTTGACTCCAACAGTCCTGTGGTCACTTCTACTGAAGTCCGTTCATCTCCTACACCTGCTGAAAGTACCAGCATGCCAACCTCAACTTATAATGAAGGAAGCACTCCATTAACAAATGTGCCTGTCAGCACCAAGCCGTTGGCCAGTTCTGAGGCTAGCACCCTTTCAACAACTCCTGTTGAGTCCAACACTACTTTGACCATTTCTACTGAAGCCAGTTCTTCTCCTACAACTGCTGAAGATGCCAGCATGCCAATCTCAACTTATAGTGAAGGAAGCACTCCATTAACAAGTATACTTGTCAGCACCATGCCAGTGGCCAGTTCTGAGGCTAGCACCTTTGCAACAACTCGTCTTGACACAAGCACACCTGTGACCACGTCTACTGAAGCCAGTTCATCTCCTACAACTGCTGAAGGTACCAGCATACCAACCTCAACTCCTAGTGAAAGAACGACCCCATTAACAAGTATACCTGTCAGCACCACGCCGGTAGCCAGTCCTGAGGCTAGCACCCTTTCAACAACTCCTGTTGACTCCAACAGTCCTGTGGTCACTTCTACTGAAGTCAGTTCATCTCCTACACCTGCTGAAGATACCAGCATGCCAACCTCAACTTATAGTGAAGGAAGAACTCCATTAACAAGTATGCCTGTCAGCACCACACCGGTGGCCAGTTCTGCAATCAGCACCCTTTCAACAACTCCTGTTGACAACAGCACACCTGTCACCACTTCTACTGAAGCCCATTCATCTCCTACAACTTCGGAATGTACCAGCATGCCAACCTCAACTTATAGTGAAGGAAGCACTCCATTAACAAGTATAGCTGTCAGCACCATGCCAGTGGCCATTTCTGAGGCTAGCACCCTTTCAACAACTCCTGTTGACACCAGGACACCTGTCACCACTTCTGCTGAAGCCAGTTCTTCTCCTACAACTGCTGAAGGTACCAGCATGCCAATCTCAACTCCGAGTGAAGGAAGTAGTCCATTAACAAGTATACTTGTCAGCACCATGCCAGTGGCCATTTCTGAGGCTAGCACCTTTTCAACAACTCCTGTTGACACCAGCACACCTGTGACCACGTCTACTGAAGCCAGTTCATCTCCTACAACGGCTGAAGGTGCCAGCATACCAACCTCAACTCGTAGTGAAAGAACGACCCCATTAACAAGTACACCTGTCAGCACCACGCCGGTGGCCAGTCCTGAGGCTAGCACCCTTTCACCAACTCCTGTTGACTGCAACAGTCCTGTGGTCACTTCTACTGAAGTCAGTTCGTCTCCTACACCTGTTGAGGATACCAGCATGCCAACCTCAACTTATCGTGAAGGAAGCACTCCATTAACAAGTATGCCTGTCAGCATCACACCGGTGGCCAGTTCTGCAATCAGCACCCTTTCAACAACTCCTGTGGACACCAGCACAGCTGTGACCACTTGTACTGAAGCCCATTCATCTCCTACAGCTTCTGAAGGTAGCAGCATGCCAACCTCAACTCCTAGTGAAGGAAGCACTACATTAAGAAGTATAACTGTCAGCACCACGCCGGTGGCCAGTTCTGAGGCTAGCACCCTTTCAACAACTCCTGTTGACACCAGGACACCTGTGACCACTTCTACTGAAATCAGCTTATCTCCTACAACTGCTGAAG GACACCTGTCACCACTTCTGCTGAAGCTAGTTCTTCTCCTACAACTGCTGAAG CACACCCAGCACAACCAGCAGAGGCTGCACTACTTCTGCATCAATGCTTTCTGCAACGAGTACACCTCACACCTCTACTTCTGTCACCACCCGTCCTGTGACCCCTTCATCAGAATCCAGCAGGCCGTCAACAATTACTTCTCACACCATCCCACCTATATTTTCTCCTGCTCACTCCAGTACACCTccaacaacctctgcctcctccacgACTGTGAACCCTGA